From Flavobacterium arcticum, the proteins below share one genomic window:
- a CDS encoding RNA polymerase sigma factor — protein sequence MITATTEINELIILCKKGNSNAQYEVYNAYYKAMYNIALRIVKDSHWAEDIMQEAFLKAFTKLDSFKGEVTFGAWLKRIVINHSLDSYKKINKEAVPPIEQVLYKVEDDTETYNEDLDFSSIKLGQVKTAINDLKESYRVILTLLYIEGYDQEEICEILNINAGNCRTTISRARESLLKKLNV from the coding sequence TTGATAACCGCCACTACCGAAATAAATGAACTTATTATTCTTTGCAAAAAAGGCAATAGTAATGCACAATATGAGGTGTATAACGCTTACTATAAGGCGATGTACAACATTGCGCTACGTATTGTTAAAGACAGTCATTGGGCAGAAGATATTATGCAAGAAGCATTTTTAAAAGCTTTTACAAAATTAGATTCGTTTAAAGGAGAAGTAACATTTGGAGCATGGCTAAAACGAATAGTGATTAACCATAGCCTTGACAGTTATAAAAAAATAAACAAAGAAGCTGTGCCTCCTATAGAACAAGTACTTTATAAAGTAGAAGATGATACTGAAACATACAATGAAGACTTAGATTTTTCATCAATAAAATTAGGGCAGGTAAAAACAGCCATTAACGATTTAAAAGAGAGTTATAGAGTAATACTCACCTTGTTATATATAGAAGGTTACGACCAAGAAGAGATTTGTGAGATATTAAATATAAATGCAGGAAACTGCCGCACAACAATAAGCAGAGCACGAGAAAGTCTGCTAAAAAAATTGAATGTATAA
- a CDS encoding anti-sigma factor produces MKNEKDNLEQLFSQLKNDWDTEKPADGHELRFMQRLENKPKKKKTIAWTKIIVPIAASIAILLGVFVTYQPEEPKTAELSPEVKETQLYFASIIKSEMTKIERESTPETKKIVQDAMVQMDLLESDYNKLILELKEKGENKKIIHAMITNLQTRISFLERVLTQIENTQKIKNRHYENNNA; encoded by the coding sequence ATGAAAAACGAAAAAGATAATCTCGAACAGTTATTTAGTCAACTAAAGAATGATTGGGATACTGAAAAACCAGCAGACGGACATGAACTACGTTTTATGCAACGGTTAGAAAATAAACCTAAGAAGAAGAAAACGATAGCATGGACAAAAATAATTGTACCTATTGCAGCATCTATAGCCATACTACTTGGTGTTTTTGTAACCTATCAGCCCGAAGAGCCTAAAACTGCCGAACTATCACCAGAGGTAAAAGAAACCCAACTTTACTTTGCTTCTATCATTAAAAGTGAAATGACAAAGATAGAGCGCGAAAGTACTCCCGAAACAAAAAAAATAGTACAAGACGCAATGGTACAGATGGATTTGTTAGAAAGCGACTATAATAAACTGATACTAGAGCTTAAAGAAAAAGGTGAAAATAAAAAAATAATACATGCAATGATAACCAATTTACAAACAAGGATATCATTCTTAGAAAGAGTATTAACACAAATAGAAAACACCCAGAAAATAAAAAATAGACATTATGAAAACAATAACGCTTAA
- a CDS encoding S41 family peptidase: MKKFIALALLFSLNTKAQNYEKACDVFSKVNNVLQSRHFDPKPIDDSLSVYVFNTVMEQLDDNHTLFLQEDYDKLALHKYKLDDHLKNKDCSFFDDFITTYKKALNRNKKMIEELTASNLPYSTTDTIFYSKKAYPYNTEAGKIKKYLRKKMIFDVLEDVAKLGKNKDSLKTLLPELGKQSKDKITESYLCKINALLEPTEGFDDSMYNRFFSVFCNYFDPHSTYFNYSEKSSFISGVSSEKYSLGLYVSRNEKEEIIIEEVVPGGPAYKTYKIDKGDQILELTANDKAYSVSCAVMEAINDIVFSDNYKNVKITLRKKDGTIYSVELEKQIMKSEDHSVYSYILGDTNPIGYIKIPSFYSAFDNTNLKGCAEDVAKEVLKLKEQNIQGLIIDLQYNGGGSIDEVINMAGMFINFGPLSIMSNKNGYNNIIKDYNRGMLYHGPMVVVVNNFSASASEFFAGVMQDYKRAVIVGNTTMGKASMQTILPLNAKSNNQDFVKVTIDKFYRITGKSSQYNGIVPDVPLPDFFEKFLPRESTYPTAIKNDTLNVKLKFRQMPDMALNKVIAMSKERLATDTSFIAIKAINKRINTLYDDVKAPLPITFDAIFDDVHAMDELWSEINLLTTKENDFNINAISNSSKEIIATDDFHKSINEYKEKSLKTDRYVYEGLNIVNDLINMKKH, from the coding sequence ATGAAAAAATTTATCGCACTTGCTTTATTGTTTTCGCTTAACACAAAAGCACAAAATTATGAGAAAGCGTGTGATGTTTTTTCTAAAGTAAATAATGTGCTGCAATCACGGCATTTTGACCCTAAACCGATAGACGATAGTCTGTCGGTTTATGTTTTTAATACAGTAATGGAACAGCTTGACGATAATCATACACTATTCTTACAAGAAGATTATGACAAGCTGGCACTGCATAAATATAAGCTAGACGATCATCTAAAAAATAAAGACTGTTCTTTTTTTGACGATTTTATCACTACTTATAAAAAAGCACTTAATCGTAACAAAAAAATGATAGAGGAACTTACAGCCTCTAACCTCCCCTATAGTACTACCGATACTATATTTTATTCTAAAAAAGCTTATCCTTATAATACAGAAGCTGGTAAAATAAAAAAGTATCTCCGTAAAAAAATGATTTTCGATGTACTTGAAGACGTAGCTAAACTGGGCAAAAATAAAGACTCTTTAAAAACCTTATTGCCAGAATTAGGTAAACAGTCTAAAGATAAAATAACAGAATCTTATTTATGTAAAATAAATGCTCTACTAGAGCCTACCGAAGGTTTTGATGATAGTATGTATAATCGCTTTTTTTCGGTGTTTTGCAATTATTTTGACCCACACTCTACTTACTTTAATTATAGCGAAAAAAGTAGTTTCATATCAGGTGTCTCTTCAGAGAAATACTCTTTAGGATTATATGTAAGTCGAAATGAGAAAGAAGAAATTATAATAGAAGAGGTTGTGCCAGGAGGTCCTGCCTATAAAACGTATAAGATAGATAAAGGCGATCAAATTTTAGAACTTACTGCCAATGATAAAGCATATTCTGTATCATGTGCTGTAATGGAAGCTATAAATGATATTGTTTTCTCTGACAATTATAAAAACGTAAAAATCACATTGCGTAAAAAAGACGGAACAATCTACTCGGTTGAACTCGAAAAACAAATAATGAAATCAGAAGATCACAGTGTGTATAGTTACATACTGGGAGATACTAACCCTATTGGGTACATAAAAATACCTAGTTTTTATTCGGCTTTTGATAATACTAATCTTAAAGGTTGTGCTGAAGACGTAGCTAAAGAGGTCTTAAAACTCAAAGAACAAAATATACAAGGGCTTATAATAGATTTACAATATAATGGAGGTGGCTCTATAGATGAGGTAATAAATATGGCAGGAATGTTCATTAACTTTGGTCCGCTTAGTATAATGTCAAACAAAAACGGTTATAATAATATTATAAAAGATTATAATCGTGGTATGTTATACCATGGTCCTATGGTGGTGGTGGTAAATAACTTTTCGGCTTCGGCAAGTGAGTTTTTTGCAGGCGTTATGCAAGACTACAAAAGAGCTGTAATAGTAGGTAATACTACTATGGGTAAAGCCAGTATGCAAACTATATTACCATTGAATGCAAAATCAAACAACCAAGATTTTGTAAAAGTTACTATAGATAAGTTTTACCGTATTACAGGAAAAAGCAGCCAATATAACGGTATTGTACCCGATGTACCTTTACCTGACTTTTTTGAAAAGTTCTTACCCAGAGAAAGTACCTATCCTACTGCGATAAAAAATGACACCCTAAATGTAAAACTAAAATTTAGGCAAATGCCCGATATGGCATTAAATAAAGTTATTGCTATGAGCAAGGAAAGATTAGCTACAGATACCTCTTTTATAGCAATAAAGGCTATCAACAAACGTATAAATACTTTATATGATGATGTTAAAGCTCCTTTACCTATAACATTTGATGCTATTTTCGACGATGTACATGCTATGGATGAATTGTGGAGTGAAATAAACCTACTTACAACCAAAGAAAATGACTTTAATATAAATGCAATATCAAATTCATCTAAAGAAATTATAGCTACTGATGATTTTCATAAAAGCATAAATGAATATAAAGAAAAATCACTTAAAACTGACCGTTATGTATATGAGGGACTAAATATAGTAAATGACCTTATAAACATGAAAAAGCATTAA
- a CDS encoding YebC/PmpR family DNA-binding transcriptional regulator, with amino-acid sequence MGRAFEFRKARKMKRWSAMAKTFTRIGKDIVIAVKEGGPNPESNARLRAVIQNAKAANMPKDNVERAIKKASDKDTANYKEVLFEGYAPHGIAILIETATDNNNRTVANIRSYFNKCNGTMGTQGSVEFMFDHTCNFRIPAEGQDVEELELEMIDFGVEEIFADEDGIVMYAPFESFGAIQKELENRELEILSSGFDRIPQVTKELTDEDQVADVEKLLEKIEEDDDVMNVYHSMQE; translated from the coding sequence ATGGGAAGAGCGTTCGAATTTAGAAAAGCTAGGAAAATGAAACGTTGGTCGGCAATGGCTAAAACGTTTACAAGAATAGGAAAAGATATTGTAATTGCAGTTAAAGAAGGTGGACCAAACCCTGAGAGTAATGCTAGGCTTAGGGCTGTAATACAAAATGCGAAGGCTGCTAATATGCCTAAGGATAATGTAGAGCGTGCCATTAAAAAAGCATCTGATAAAGACACGGCAAACTATAAAGAAGTACTATTTGAAGGTTATGCACCACACGGTATTGCTATACTTATAGAAACTGCTACTGATAATAATAATCGTACTGTAGCCAACATACGTAGTTATTTTAATAAATGTAACGGTACAATGGGTACACAAGGCTCTGTAGAGTTTATGTTCGATCATACCTGTAATTTCCGTATTCCTGCCGAAGGACAAGATGTAGAAGAACTTGAACTGGAAATGATAGACTTTGGTGTAGAAGAAATTTTTGCAGATGAAGACGGTATTGTAATGTATGCCCCTTTTGAAAGTTTTGGTGCTATACAAAAAGAATTAGAAAACAGAGAATTAGAGATACTTTCTTCTGGTTTTGACAGAATACCACAAGTTACTAAAGAACTAACTGACGAAGACCAAGTTGCCGATGTAGAAAAGCTACTAGAAAAAATAGAGGAAGATGATGATGTTATGAATGTATATCACTCTATGCAAGAATAA
- a CDS encoding DUF4097 family beta strand repeat-containing protein yields MKTITLKVVLLLLIAPIAMIAGEHKGKYKKEKKISKTYSVNADAALFVNNKYGNIYVTTWNENKTAIDVVITVSGNRESNVDKRLNSIEVDLEATISAVKAETKIGRYSGSISMEINYTIKIPKNGSINLTNIYGGITLGKIYGKTMIKCQYGILDIEELNSTNNSINIQYCDNSKIGYVKEGSIKTQYSDIGIERGENIELKGEYSDIKIDNVTNLNYSSGYGNVMIGRSVNVIGKSKYSDFSIKKLEKLIDISVAYGDVVINIDKTVKNISIDASYSDAIIKYTPNYSFNFELLLEYGDVNGDKGGFKYTSKSDKNFKSHYIGQYGSDGGNNIYIKSIYGDIKWVKM; encoded by the coding sequence ATGAAAACAATAACGCTTAAAGTAGTATTGCTGTTACTTATAGCACCTATTGCTATGATAGCAGGAGAACATAAAGGAAAATACAAAAAAGAAAAAAAGATAAGTAAAACATATAGTGTAAACGCTGATGCGGCATTGTTTGTAAACAACAAATACGGAAACATTTATGTAACTACTTGGAATGAAAACAAAACTGCTATTGATGTAGTAATAACTGTTAGCGGTAATAGAGAGAGTAATGTAGACAAAAGACTCAACAGTATAGAAGTAGACTTAGAGGCTACTATAAGTGCTGTAAAAGCAGAAACAAAAATAGGTAGATATAGTGGTAGTATTAGTATGGAAATAAATTATACTATAAAAATCCCTAAAAATGGCAGTATAAACCTAACCAATATATATGGCGGGATAACGCTAGGCAAAATTTATGGTAAAACAATGATTAAATGCCAATATGGTATACTTGATATTGAGGAATTAAACAGTACCAATAACTCTATAAATATACAATACTGCGATAACTCTAAAATAGGCTATGTAAAAGAAGGTAGTATAAAAACTCAATACTCTGATATAGGTATAGAAAGAGGTGAAAATATAGAACTGAAGGGGGAATATTCTGATATTAAGATTGATAATGTTACAAACCTTAATTATAGTTCAGGCTACGGAAATGTAATGATAGGAAGGTCAGTAAATGTTATCGGAAAATCTAAGTACTCCGATTTTAGTATTAAAAAGCTAGAAAAACTAATTGATATTAGTGTAGCCTATGGCGATGTAGTAATAAACATAGACAAAACAGTAAAAAACATAAGCATTGATGCTTCCTATTCAGATGCAATAATTAAATATACACCTAATTACAGTTTTAATTTTGAGCTATTATTAGAATATGGAGATGTAAACGGTGACAAAGGAGGCTTTAAATATACCTCAAAAAGTGATAAAAACTTCAAATCGCATTATATAGGTCAGTATGGTAGTGATGGTGGTAATAATATTTATATCAAATCAATATACGGAGATATAAAATGGGTTAAAATGTAA
- a CDS encoding PLP-dependent cysteine synthase family protein, which yields MKEEIKAYNNVLELIGNTPLIKINKITEGLEGNFFAKVEAFNPGHSTKDRIALYIIEEAERRGILKPGDTIIETTSGNTGFSVAMVSIIKGYDCVLAVSSKSSRDKIDMLRAMGAKVYVCPANVSADDPRSYYNVAKRLHEETKGSVYINQYFNDLNVDAHYNTTGPEIWEQTNGKITHLVACSGTGGTISGTARFLKEKNPDVKILGVDAFGSVLKKYHETKEFDSKEIYPYRIEGLGKNLIPTATDFDVIDKFIKVSDEDSAHAARYIAKTEGLFVGYTSGAVLQAVRQYAEEGEFDATSNVILIFPDHGSRYMSKVFSDEWMNEQGFFDSVNLEAAQKIEFIK from the coding sequence ATGAAAGAAGAAATAAAAGCCTATAATAATGTATTGGAATTAATTGGTAACACACCGCTGATTAAAATCAATAAAATTACAGAAGGATTAGAAGGGAATTTTTTTGCGAAAGTAGAAGCTTTTAATCCGGGCCATTCAACCAAAGACAGGATTGCATTATACATTATTGAGGAAGCCGAAAGAAGAGGCATCCTAAAACCGGGAGATACTATTATAGAGACTACCTCGGGCAATACTGGTTTTAGTGTGGCAATGGTAAGTATTATTAAAGGTTACGACTGCGTTTTGGCAGTAAGCTCTAAATCGTCGAGAGATAAAATTGATATGCTACGTGCTATGGGGGCAAAGGTTTATGTTTGCCCTGCAAACGTATCGGCAGATGACCCTCGCTCTTACTACAATGTAGCCAAAAGGCTTCATGAAGAGACTAAGGGATCTGTATATATCAATCAATATTTTAACGACCTTAATGTTGATGCTCATTACAATACTACTGGACCAGAAATATGGGAACAAACCAATGGGAAAATTACCCACCTTGTAGCCTGTAGTGGTACAGGAGGTACTATATCTGGAACAGCTAGGTTTTTAAAAGAAAAAAATCCTGATGTAAAAATCCTTGGTGTAGATGCTTTTGGTTCTGTACTTAAAAAATATCATGAAACTAAAGAGTTTGATAGCAAAGAAATTTATCCGTATAGAATAGAAGGTTTAGGAAAAAATCTTATACCTACGGCTACAGATTTTGATGTTATTGATAAGTTTATAAAGGTATCTGATGAAGATAGTGCACATGCTGCAAGATATATAGCTAAGACCGAAGGTCTTTTTGTAGGTTATACCAGTGGTGCAGTTTTACAAGCGGTAAGACAATATGCTGAAGAAGGAGAGTTTGACGCTACCAGTAATGTAATATTAATATTCCCAGATCACGGTTCACGCTATATGAGTAAAGTATTTAGTGACGAATGGATGAATGAACAAGGCTTTTTTGACAGTGTTAACCTTGAAGCTGCTCAAAAAATTGAATTTATAAAATAA